The Hyphomonas sediminis genome contains the following window.
GGACAAGTCCGGCATTGAACTTCCCCCTGAACGCATCCTGCTGGCCGGCATGTTCGCGATAAGGCGGGCGCGGGATCTGGGGCTCAAGCGGGCCATGATCATTGGAAGCCCTGCCATGAAGGCGTTGGCCCAACGCTCCGGGATCGAGGTTGTGCGGGAAGAGGCTCAGGTCGTCATCCTGATGCGCGACACGCGGGTGACCTATGCTGCGCTGGAACGGGCTGCCAACTGCCTGGCTGGCGGCGCAAAACTGATCGTTGCCAACCCTGACGGGTCACACCGGGGCGCCAACGCGCGCATCCGGCTGGAGACCGGCGCCTTTCATGCCGCCCTTGAAGCGGCGGTAGATTTGTCTCGGGCGGAAACAGAGATCATCGGCAAGCCGAGCGAGGGATTCTTCCGTGAAGCATGCCGGATTATCGGTACTTCTCCCCACCGAACCGTGATGCTGGGGGATAATCCGGATACCGATATTGAGGGTGCAATCCGGGTGGGTATGCCCTGTCTTCTCGTGGCGCCAAGCCCACAGGAATTCTTTGCCAGGCTGATCTGAGCCCCTCAGAAACGCTTGATCGAAAGCACGTCGAAGGTTTCGCGGAGTGTCTCGGTCGCGTGGTCATAATCTGCCATGGCGAGGGCGGCGATCAGCGTGTCAATCACGCAAAGCTGGGCAATCCGGCTCGTCATGGCTTCGGTCCGGAAACGGGTTTCCTTCGACATCGTGTAGAGTTTGATATCGGCAAAAGCCTGAATGGGAGAGTTGGCGAAGTTCGTGATAACAATGGTTTTGGCGCCCGCCTCATGCGCCAGCCGGGTGGCGGAAAGCGTTTCGTGCGTTGCGCCGGAATGTGATATGGTCAGTACCGCGACATTCCGGCCAGTACGTGAGGCGCTGATCGCCTGAATGTGGCTATCCACCACAACCCGCGCATCAATGCCGATCCGCAACATACGGTATTGTGCATCCTCGGCGATTGGCGCGGATGAACCGATTCCATATATCTCTATCCGGTCAGCCGCGCGGATGGCCTGCACGGCCTGATCAATCGCATCGGCGTCCACCACCGAGAGCGTATCGCGCAACGCCTGAATGCCGGCATGGAAGATTTTACGGCAGATGGTTCCGGTATCATCTCCCCGCTGGAGATCCTCCTGAATGAACTGGACAGGCTGAACAGTATCCTGCGCTAGGCTGAGTTTCAGCTGCTGAAAGCCGGTCAGACCCAACTGGCGACAGAAATTCACCACGCTGCCATCACTGGCCCCTGTCTCAGCGGCGAGTTCGGTGACCGACATACCCACAACGCGGCGAGGGTTGTTGAGCACAAACTCGGCAATGGAACTCGTACTGGGCCCCAGAGACGCCTGCCGGATACGGATGCGGCTCAGAACATTGCTGACAACCGCCGTATCCTTCTTCCCCGTGGTCGCGCTTTTTGACTGCGCCTCTTTTTTCTTCATTGCCCGATCCCCGACCATACGCTGATTGCCGGCCGCTTCCCTGCCCGGCGGACTCCCTCTGCCTTACTTTGAGGGAAAATAAAATCTAGCACAGGAAGAATTGAATAAAATTCACAAACAACCCTGAAATTTCCGCTTCGCGTCACATTAGTGTTGCGGCGGCCCGCTAGCTTGCAAGCGGAAGTTAGAAGGGGTCAGGCATGCGTATCATTGCAGCTTTGCTATGCATCTGGATGCTGGGAGCGCTGCCCACACTGGCGCAGACGAGAGATGGCAGCGCGAGCCAACCGCTCGAGGTGATCCTGATACCGGCCGATGGCGGCACAGAAGACGGCACCAAGGCAGATTTCCTCCCCTTGTTCAATGCGCTGACCAAGACAAGCGGCCTGCATTTCCGTGTACGGGTCGGGCAGAGCTATGCGGCGGCCATCGAGGCGGTCTGCACGGGGCTTGCAGATGTCGCATGGCTTGGCCCAACCTCCTATCGGGAGGCGCGTGATCGCGGCTGCGCCGAGTTGCTGGCCGTGGAATCCACCAATGGCAGCGCAACCTATTACGCAGGAATTTTTGCGCTGAAAGACAGCAGCATTTCCAGCGCGCAGGATCTGCGCGGGCGATCCGTGGCGTTCGGCCCGCCGCAATCGGCGAGCAGCTTTGTGTTTCCGATCGGGATTCTTCTGGACGCCGGTATTGATCCGAGAAAGGATCTTTTTCAGGTTCGCATTGGGGATAGCCATACCAGCGGGCTTGTTGCTCTGGACAACGGCCTGGTGGATGGCGCTGCTGCGTCGTTCATATCGTTCGAACGCGCCGCAAATTCGGGCGCGATTGATGCCTCCCGCTTCCGGATCGTGGGGCGCTCGGCCCCTATTCCCAATCCGCCCCTGGTGTATGCCAAAGCGCTGCCGCCTGCCGTAAAATCCAGACTGCGCGCCGCGCTGGGCGCACTGCACCAACAGCCGGGCGTATCCGCCGATGACATTCGCGGCTATGGCGGAAAGCGGGTTGACCGCTACGATATTACGATCACTGACGATGATTTTGAAACAGCCTTTCGCCCGGTCTCGGGGGTGGATGGCGCCTTTACGGCGGCGCTGGTACGGCGCGCGGGCACTTACCGGTGACGGAAGCGCATAACCTCAGCCCCAGTCGGCAACCGGTCATCCTTTCTCTTTCAGGCGTAGGCGCTGCCTATAACGGCACGATGGCGCTTGAAGGGGTAGATCTGGACCTCTACGCGGGTGAGTTCTGCGTCATTCTTGGACCGTCAGGCTCGGGAAAGTCGACGCTGTTGCGGCTGATTTCCGGACTTGTGCCGGCCTCTTCCGGCAAGATCGAGCTTCAGGGCATCCAACTCTCCCGGGCCACACGCCGGCAGATCCAGCGCAAACTGGGAATGGTGCATCAGGACCATGGGCTGATCGACCGGCTGAGCGTCGTGCAGAATGTCATGACTGGCCTCGCCGGCGAACTGCCGATCTGGCGGCTGATCCTGCGGCTCTATCCGCCTGAAGTGAAAGCCGAAGCCTGCCGGCTTCTGGCTGAAGTGGGCCTTGACGAAAGTCATGTGAACCGCCGGGCGCGGGAGCTATCCGGCGGTCAGCGGCAGCGTGTAGGCATCGCCCGGGCGTTGATGGGCAATCCGGCCGTCATCCTTGCGGATGAACCCGTCGCCAGCCTTGATCCGGCAACCTCGCGCGACATCGTCGGCCTTCTGCGGCGCACGGCGAAAGAACGCGGCGTGCCGGTGCTCTGTTCGCTGCATCAGACCGACCTGGCGCGGGAGTTTGCAGACCGTATTGTGGTCATCAGGTCCGGCCGCAAAGAGTTCGACGGGACGCCGCACGCGCTTTCCGCCAGCAGCCACGCTCCAGAACCGATCCTCAAACGGAGCGTTACCGTATGAGCGAGAGTACTGCAGAGAGTGTTCATTCGCCAGAGGCCTGGCGATTGAAGCCAGTCTATGGCAGCCGGACCTTGCTGGCCGTTCTGGCCTGCTTTGTGTTTCTCATCTGGTCGGCGCCGCGCGTGGAACTGGACGTCCTTGTACGAAATGTGCAGGAATATGTGGGAAGTCTCGGCGCGGGGCCTGACAGCTCCCAGATCGGGCGAGGGCTTGCCTCGATTGAGGACAAGATGTTCCCGCTGGTGATGGACGAGCGAACGCCCCTCGAAGCGGGCGGTGAACCGCGCGCCTGGCCCTCGCGCATTGAAGAGGTGACGCGGCAGGAAACGGCGCTGAACCCCGAAACTCTGCAAATAGAGACGCGTGAGATCATCGAGCGGTATCGGGTACAGCCCTTTGGCTACCTGCTCTATGTCTGCGGAAAGATGCTTCAATCCATAGAGATGGCTATCTGGGCAAGCCTTTTTGCAATGCTCGCCAGTCTCGCCTTGATGCCGCTTGCCGCGCGCAACTTTACGCCCCACCCTGTAGTCCGCACGGCGGCGCGCTCCATAGTATCGCTTTTGCGCACCATCCCGGAACTCGTGAGCGCGCTGTTTCTGGTGCTTCTGTTCGGCTTCGGGCCGGTGGCCGGCATTCTTGCGCTGACCCTTCACAGCATCGGGTTCCTGGGAAAATTCTATGCCGACGACGTTGAGACCGCCGACATACGCCCTCAGGAAGCCCTCACCGCGCTGGGTGCAAGCCGCCTGACGGTTCTTCGCCTTGCGGTACTGCCAAATGTAGTGCCTTCATTCGTGGCGCTCACTCTTTATGTGGTGGACCGGAATATCCGTATGGCCACAGTCATCGGCATCGTCGGCGCCGGCGGCATCGGGCAGGAACTGAAAGGCCGGTTTGACATGCTGCAATATGGGCACGTGGGAACCATACTGCTGGTGATTTTTGCCACCGTCCTCGCCCTGGATGCATTTGCCAGCCAGGTTCGCCGTCATCTGATCTGAAGCTGACGTGACAGGGGGCTGTCAGTCTATGCGAACCCGCCTCCGAAATTCGCAAGCGAGCGGGTATCAGACAACAAGAAGCTCGCGCCATTCACGAAGGGCGGCGTCTCTTGGCGATTTGAACCTGGCGCCCCCTTCGATATGTCTCTGATGATTGAAATGGTTGTGCACAGACGAATGCGCTGAAGCGAACTTCTGCAAACTTCGCATACGCCGGAAACGCGACATCGCCCTCTCCCGACTGCGAAATGGCTGATGAGAATTCTCAGCGCGATTATTGAGATGGCGGCCCGTCTCGCGGCGATGGGCGTTACCCATCCACCCAGAGACGGACGCTTTCGTGATACACGTCGATGCCTCGTTCATGGAGAAGGTCTTCGACATTCCGCAATGACAGCGGAAATCGAACATACATCATCACGCCGAGTTGGATGATCTCGGGCGACGTCTTAAAGTAGCGGAATGGATTTTTGGCCATTTGCGACGGCTACGCCGCTAGAACTGCCTCCTCAAGGCCGTTTCCGCTGACACTGCCCCCGGAGCGCGTCACAGTTCGGAGACGTTTAGAGCAATTCCGCTCATCTCGCCGGCAGGGCCGCCTTGAGCCCAATGCTGTATTTTACCCGCGGAACTCTGGCGGCCTCCGAGCTAACGCCGCGATTTTAAGACCGCACACGGATAATCGGGCCCATCCGCTCCAAAACAGAGAGCCAGGCGGCGTTGGGCGATGAAAAGATCGCGTTGTCAAAAAAAATGGGAGATCTGGTTTGACATCGATGGGTGTATCCAAACGAAACAGGTGACGACGTGGCCGGATCTGCGTCTGGATTCCACCTGTATCGACACCAGCATCAGTTCAACCACCGGCGACCCGGCGCGCCTCAAGTATCGCGACCAGCTCCCTGTGGCGGGCCTGATCCAGCGTATATCCGCGCAGGAGAAGCAGGATACCGACCGCACCAGCCGCCGGGATAAGCGCCATGATGGCCTTCATGCTAGTCAGCGTCTCCGGCGAGAGCGCCGTATTTGCCTGGTATCCGGCGGCACCAAGAAGCACTCCCAGCAGCACGGCATTGATGCCGGTCGCAGCTTTTTGCGCAAATGTCGCGAAACCGAAAGTCTTCGCTTCGGCGCGCACCCCCGTCTTGACCTCACCATATTCTACCGTGTCGGGCAGCATGGCCCAGAACATGACGGCGAGAGCAGATGAACCGGCGCCAATGATGAGGATCGAACCGAATGTGAGCCAGAGCCAATTTTGAAAGTTGACGAAGAACAGCAGGTATCCCGCAAGCGCCATGACTGTGCCGATAGAGAGCGAGACACGTTTGGACGTGAGCTTTGATATCCAGACCCAGAACGGTACTGTCAGCACAAGAAGGATCGCAGGCAGAACGAGCGCAATGACTGTCAGCTCAGGTTTCTGCAGATCGTATTTGAAATGGTAGAGCATGTTCTTGCCGAACATGCCGAGACAAACCGAACCAAGAATAATCACGCCGAAAACACGGATGAGCGGCGGATTGGCCAGGAACATCGGGAAGATCGACTTTAGGTCGCCGAGCAGGCTTTCCGAGCGGGCGGGAACGGCTGCCGGTTCGCGCATCGAAAAAAAACAGTAAAGCAGGGCCAGCGTCGCCAATGCCCCGCTGATACATGCGGAAACAAAATACGCGTGCGCTTCCCGCCCCTCTCCGAACACCTGCACGATAACCGGCGTAAGGAACACCACTGCCAGGCCGCCGGATGCTGCCCCCACCATTCGAAAGCCGGCCAGAATTGACCGTTCCTCACCATCGCTGGTGAGGCGCGCCTGCAATGAGTTGAACGGCATGGAAACAACCGTATACGCCGTCCGCAACAGAATATGCGTTGCAAGCGCCCAGATCACAGGATCGATTGCCAGATTCCCAGGGCCTGAGAAGGCCAGCGGATAGGCCACACCAAACGGCACAGCGCCAAAAAGCAACCACGGCCGGTACATTCCCCACCGTGACCGGGTGCGGTCGGCAAGGGCCGCAAAGACCGGATCGGTCACCGCATCCCAGATCATGGCGATCATGTAGATCATGCCTGCGACGGCCGGTGAAATGCCCAGCACATCTGTGTAGAAATACATCAGGAACAAGGCCGTTCCCTGCCAGACGAGCAGGAAACCAAAATCCCCCACACCAAAGCCAATGCGTGCTTTCAGGGGGACTTGCCCGGCTTTCTTCTCGGCGCCCGGTTTGCTCATGCCACGATCTCGAAGCCAGCATGGGCGCGCAGGTCACGTGAAGAGAATCCCGCATGCGCGACATAAGCACCCGGCGTGACCGCCCAGCCGCCACCATGCATGTCAAACCAGGCAAAGTCCTCCCGGGTAAGGGTGAAGGTAACGCGCGCCGTTTCGCCAGGTTGCAGCGAAACCTTACGGAACCCGCGCAGCTGGCGCAACGGCATCGCCTCCCGGGTGGCCCGGTCTTCCAGATATATCTGGACAGTCTCTGCCGCCTCGACCTGACCGGTATTCGTCAAATCCAGCGCAAGCTCGACAGCGGGGCCGGCCGCGTGGGCCTTCGCCTCGAGACTGGTGATTTCGAACCGGGAGTAGGTCAGTCCGTGTCCGAATGGAAACTGTACGTCCATGCCAGCTTTGTCATAGTAGCGATAGCCGACGAAGATTCCCTCGCCATACTCTGCGGACTTGTGTCCCGGATAGAATGGATAAGTGGGATTATCTTCATAGCGATGCGGGAAGCTGACAGGGAGCTTTCCCGAAGGCGACACCTTGCCTGAGAGCAGGCCCTCGAGCGCCGATCCGCCTTCCCCGCCCGGCAGCCACATCTGCAGGATCGCCGGAACATCTCCCGCCCAGGGCATTTCCACGGGCGCGCCTGTGTTGACGATAACGGCAGTCTTCCGATTGGCGGCGAGCACATCCCGAACGAGGTCATCCTGCCCGGCTGAGAGCTTCATGCTGCGCCGGTCCTTCCCTTCGGTTTCGTCCGTCGTTCCGGACCCGACGAAGAGGAGCACCATGTCAGCGTCTTCTGCTGCGCGAAGGGCGGCTTCCCGGCTCGGGCGGGGCGTACGCATGGAAACGTTGAAAATATTGAAGGCGCGGATGGCGCGTTCAGTGCTTTGGGAATACCGCAGACGGATGGGATAGGTTCGTCCCGCCTGCAACCGCATACGCGCTTCCCGGCGGTTGAGCGGAAGGATCATGAACAGGAGTTCGCGTTCGGAAGGCGTACCCTCACCAACCAGGACTTCGTTTCCGATACTGAGTTCCACATCATCGTTTGAATGGGAGATGACGAAGTCGTAGTCGCCGTCCTGCTCCGGCCGGAAGTAGCCTGACCACTCCACGGAAAAGGAAAGGTCATCCTCTGACTGAACTTTGCCGCCAAAGCCCAGCTTGGAAAAATGCCAGTCGATCTCTTCATGCGCGACCGGCCCGGCATAACCTGGTTTTGCAAAATATCGTGCTGTGAGCCCCTGACGGGTGAAAGTTTCGTCGGGAGACAGAAGGCGCCAGTCAATCTGAGGCGGCGCTGGCTCATGATCGAGCCCCCGCTCGAAGACAATCTCCACCTGCCCGCCAAGCGCGGCCTTCAGGCCATCCAGTGGGCTGACGATCCTGTCCGGACTGACCTGCGAACTGCCGCCCCCCTGGATGGCGGGCATATAAGCTGGCTGGCCGATAACGGCGAGGCGTTTCACATCCGGAGATACGGGCAACAAATCACCGTCATTCTTCAGCAGCACCATCGACTGGCGCGCCGCATCACGGGCGCATGCGCGGTGGCGATCGCTGGCGAGTTCGCCCCTGCCGGATTTGGGATTCCCATCCAGGAGGCCGCAGCGGATGATGAGACGGAGCAGACGGCCCGCATGATCGTCGATGACCGCCTCGCTGACGTCCCCGTTGCGGACCGCATCCACAAGCCTCGATCCGAAATGACGCGCAGGGCCAGGCATTTCGAGATCGAGCCCGCTATTGGCAGCCTCAACGGTTGTTTTCGTGGCGCCCCAGTCCGAAACGACGACGCCGTCATACCCCCACTCTCCCTTCAATACGTCTTCGAGCAGGAATGAATTTTCGCAGGCGAAAACACCGTTGACCTTGTTGTAAGCCCCCATGACCGTCCACGGATTGGCACGGCGGACAACTGGCTCGTAAACGGCCAGATAAATCTCACGCAGCGTGCGCTCCGACATATCGGAGCTACCGCTCATGCGTTCGTGCTCCTGATTATTCGCGGCATAGTGCTTCAGCGAGGTGCCGACCCCCTGCGACTGGACACCGGCAACATAGGCGGTCGCAATTTCCGCGGCGAGACGCGGATCCTCTGAATAAGTTTCAAAATTGCGCCCCCCCAGCGGCGTGCGCTGGATATTTACGGCCGGCGCCAGAAGGACGTCCACATCATGCGCGATCGCCTCGCGCCCGATCGCCGCGCCCACCTCTTCGATCAGCCTTTCGTTCCAAGTCGCTGCGAGCGCGACCCCGACGGGAAAGACCGTTGCCGCATCAGAGTTGACTGACCGCAGACCGGTCGGGCCATCGGAAACACGCAGGCTGGGGATACCGAGGCGCTCAATTGCCGGCAGGGTCCAGAAATCGCGGCCCGCCATGAGGGAGACCTTCTCTTCCAGCGTCATCTCACTCAGCAGCGCTGAAATCCGCGCGTCAGGGACGGTGTCCTTTGATGCCATTGTCGCCTCCCATGCGAACTTTTTTTGTATGACAACGTTGCTTTCCACATGGAAAGTTTTTTCGCAATAGCCGGACGTAAAGAAATCACTGATAAGAAGGCTGGCGTATTGTTGTTCAAGGAATTCCTGATGCCTGCCGGAGCGAAAACACCTGCCAAGAAATCGTCGCGCGCGCCCCAGCAGTCCCGCTCGGAGGAAAGCCGGGCAAATATCCTCAACGCGGCGCGAAGAGCCTTTGCGGAAAAGGGATTCGAGACGGCCAACATGCGCGATATCGCCGCCGATGCCGGCGTAACGCACACACTGATCCGCTACCATTTCGGCAGCAAGGAAGAGCTCTGGAAGGTGGTGGTGACAAACATGTTCGACCGCCTTTCGCAGGAAATGCGTGAGGGGATGAAAGCCGCCAGGGGCGCGTCTCCCCAGGAAAACCTGCGTCACTTCCTGCGCACCTACATCCGCTACTGCGCACGCAATCCGGAACATGTTCGCATCATGATCATGGAATCGGTTCAGGGAGGCGACCGTATCGAGTGGATGATCGGATATATTCGCAAGAGCCATAAGTCCCAGACCCCGTTCCTGCGCCACCTCATGAAAGAAGGCGACCTTCCTGAAGTCTGGCTGGCCTCTCTCTTCTATTCGATCTCTGCAATATGCCAGATGCCGTTCGTCCTCGCCCAATCGATCAAGGGGGTCTATGGGGTCGATATTCTGTCAGAGGAATCTATTGAGGCGCACACGGATACGGTGCTGGCCCTGCTTCTGCGCGACAAGCCGAAAAACCGGAAACACTGGCCTGCTTTGCCTGACTGGACCAAAGCCAAGGCGTGAACCCGTTTTTCTAAACGGTGAGATTAAACGCCCCCATTGACAAACTTTCCAATTGTCGAAATTTTCCACCGGGAAAGCTTTAAGGCTTCCGGGAGGAAAAAGATAATGCACTCTAAGCACCGAATACTATTCACAGCATCCGCGCTCACCATTGCCCTTGCGAGCTTCGCGCCAATTGTTCTGGCCCAGGAAGAAACCCCTGAGGATGACAATCGCCGCCTCGGCACGGTTACGGTTACGGCTCAGCGTGTTGAGCAAAACATTCAACAGGTCCCGATCTCCGTCACCGCCATCGGCGGGGCAGACCTTGCGGCGCGCCAGATCGACGGCTTCGATCAACTCCAGTATGTGGCGCCCGGCGTTACCTTCAATTCCGGGGTCAATGCGCGCCAATCCGCCACGACGATCCGCGGTGTCGGCACTGGCCTGTTTAATATCGGCATCGAAGGCAGCGTCGCAATTGCCGTGGATGGCGTTATCATGGGCCGCGAAGGCGCCGGCATCTTCGACTTCGCGGATGTCGAGCGCGTGGAAGTTCTGCGTGGGCCGCAAGGCACCCTGTTTGGCAAGAACGCATCCGCCGGTGTTATTTCCATCGTGACCAAGAAGCCGACAGAAGAACTGACCGCCGAGATGAATCTTGGCTACGGTTCTTATGACGAGGTCAATGCATATGGCGCGATTTCCGGCCCGCTCGCCGACGGCATAACGGCGCGCCTCTCCGCTTACT
Protein-coding sequences here:
- a CDS encoding HAD-IIA family hydrolase produces the protein MPLEELRSRDPKSLIKSADGFLLDWDGCCAIDNLLVPEAAAFLRAHQKRLAIVSNNSTHTPDEMRAILDKSGIELPPERILLAGMFAIRRARDLGLKRAMIIGSPAMKALAQRSGIEVVREEAQVVILMRDTRVTYAALERAANCLAGGAKLIVANPDGSHRGANARIRLETGAFHAALEAAVDLSRAETEIIGKPSEGFFREACRIIGTSPHRTVMLGDNPDTDIEGAIRVGMPCLLVAPSPQEFFARLI
- a CDS encoding MurR/RpiR family transcriptional regulator; this encodes MKKKEAQSKSATTGKKDTAVVSNVLSRIRIRQASLGPSTSSIAEFVLNNPRRVVGMSVTELAAETGASDGSVVNFCRQLGLTGFQQLKLSLAQDTVQPVQFIQEDLQRGDDTGTICRKIFHAGIQALRDTLSVVDADAIDQAVQAIRAADRIEIYGIGSSAPIAEDAQYRMLRIGIDARVVVDSHIQAISASRTGRNVAVLTISHSGATHETLSATRLAHEAGAKTIVITNFANSPIQAFADIKLYTMSKETRFRTEAMTSRIAQLCVIDTLIAALAMADYDHATETLRETFDVLSIKRF
- a CDS encoding phosphate/phosphite/phosphonate ABC transporter substrate-binding protein; this translates as MRIIAALLCIWMLGALPTLAQTRDGSASQPLEVILIPADGGTEDGTKADFLPLFNALTKTSGLHFRVRVGQSYAAAIEAVCTGLADVAWLGPTSYREARDRGCAELLAVESTNGSATYYAGIFALKDSSISSAQDLRGRSVAFGPPQSASSFVFPIGILLDAGIDPRKDLFQVRIGDSHTSGLVALDNGLVDGAAASFISFERAANSGAIDASRFRIVGRSAPIPNPPLVYAKALPPAVKSRLRAALGALHQQPGVSADDIRGYGGKRVDRYDITITDDDFETAFRPVSGVDGAFTAALVRRAGTYR
- a CDS encoding phosphonate ABC transporter ATP-binding protein, with translation MTEAHNLSPSRQPVILSLSGVGAAYNGTMALEGVDLDLYAGEFCVILGPSGSGKSTLLRLISGLVPASSGKIELQGIQLSRATRRQIQRKLGMVHQDHGLIDRLSVVQNVMTGLAGELPIWRLILRLYPPEVKAEACRLLAEVGLDESHVNRRARELSGGQRQRVGIARALMGNPAVILADEPVASLDPATSRDIVGLLRRTAKERGVPVLCSLHQTDLAREFADRIVVIRSGRKEFDGTPHALSASSHAPEPILKRSVTV
- the phnE gene encoding phosphonate ABC transporter, permease protein PhnE, giving the protein MSESTAESVHSPEAWRLKPVYGSRTLLAVLACFVFLIWSAPRVELDVLVRNVQEYVGSLGAGPDSSQIGRGLASIEDKMFPLVMDERTPLEAGGEPRAWPSRIEEVTRQETALNPETLQIETREIIERYRVQPFGYLLYVCGKMLQSIEMAIWASLFAMLASLALMPLAARNFTPHPVVRTAARSIVSLLRTIPELVSALFLVLLFGFGPVAGILALTLHSIGFLGKFYADDVETADIRPQEALTALGASRLTVLRLAVLPNVVPSFVALTLYVVDRNIRMATVIGIVGAGGIGQELKGRFDMLQYGHVGTILLVIFATVLALDAFASQVRRHLI
- a CDS encoding MFS transporter; amino-acid sequence: MSKPGAEKKAGQVPLKARIGFGVGDFGFLLVWQGTALFLMYFYTDVLGISPAVAGMIYMIAMIWDAVTDPVFAALADRTRSRWGMYRPWLLFGAVPFGVAYPLAFSGPGNLAIDPVIWALATHILLRTAYTVVSMPFNSLQARLTSDGEERSILAGFRMVGAASGGLAVVFLTPVIVQVFGEGREAHAYFVSACISGALATLALLYCFFSMREPAAVPARSESLLGDLKSIFPMFLANPPLIRVFGVIILGSVCLGMFGKNMLYHFKYDLQKPELTVIALVLPAILLVLTVPFWVWISKLTSKRVSLSIGTVMALAGYLLFFVNFQNWLWLTFGSILIIGAGSSALAVMFWAMLPDTVEYGEVKTGVRAEAKTFGFATFAQKAATGINAVLLGVLLGAAGYQANTALSPETLTSMKAIMALIPAAGAVGILLLLRGYTLDQARHRELVAILEARRVAGG
- a CDS encoding glycoside hydrolase family 3 C-terminal domain-containing protein gives rise to the protein MASKDTVPDARISALLSEMTLEEKVSLMAGRDFWTLPAIERLGIPSLRVSDGPTGLRSVNSDAATVFPVGVALAATWNERLIEEVGAAIGREAIAHDVDVLLAPAVNIQRTPLGGRNFETYSEDPRLAAEIATAYVAGVQSQGVGTSLKHYAANNQEHERMSGSSDMSERTLREIYLAVYEPVVRRANPWTVMGAYNKVNGVFACENSFLLEDVLKGEWGYDGVVVSDWGATKTTVEAANSGLDLEMPGPARHFGSRLVDAVRNGDVSEAVIDDHAGRLLRLIIRCGLLDGNPKSGRGELASDRHRACARDAARQSMVLLKNDGDLLPVSPDVKRLAVIGQPAYMPAIQGGGSSQVSPDRIVSPLDGLKAALGGQVEIVFERGLDHEPAPPQIDWRLLSPDETFTRQGLTARYFAKPGYAGPVAHEEIDWHFSKLGFGGKVQSEDDLSFSVEWSGYFRPEQDGDYDFVISHSNDDVELSIGNEVLVGEGTPSERELLFMILPLNRREARMRLQAGRTYPIRLRYSQSTERAIRAFNIFNVSMRTPRPSREAALRAAEDADMVLLFVGSGTTDETEGKDRRSMKLSAGQDDLVRDVLAANRKTAVIVNTGAPVEMPWAGDVPAILQMWLPGGEGGSALEGLLSGKVSPSGKLPVSFPHRYEDNPTYPFYPGHKSAEYGEGIFVGYRYYDKAGMDVQFPFGHGLTYSRFEITSLEAKAHAAGPAVELALDLTNTGQVEAAETVQIYLEDRATREAMPLRQLRGFRKVSLQPGETARVTFTLTREDFAWFDMHGGGWAVTPGAYVAHAGFSSRDLRAHAGFEIVA
- a CDS encoding TetR/AcrR family transcriptional regulator; protein product: MLFKEFLMPAGAKTPAKKSSRAPQQSRSEESRANILNAARRAFAEKGFETANMRDIAADAGVTHTLIRYHFGSKEELWKVVVTNMFDRLSQEMREGMKAARGASPQENLRHFLRTYIRYCARNPEHVRIMIMESVQGGDRIEWMIGYIRKSHKSQTPFLRHLMKEGDLPEVWLASLFYSISAICQMPFVLAQSIKGVYGVDILSEESIEAHTDTVLALLLRDKPKNRKHWPALPDWTKAKA